One genomic window of Cupriavidus malaysiensis includes the following:
- the tatC gene encoding twin-arginine translocase subunit TatC codes for MSDTRSSHSPEPDPQDDQQETFISHLIELRERLVKAVAGVLIIFLGLVYWAPEIFNLFARPLMVSLPKGGRMIVTDVTGSFFVPMKVTLLVAFLIALPWVLYQIWKFVAPGLYQHEKRLILPLVSSSYVLFLCGVTFAYFLVFPTVFHFMAHYNAPLGADMSTDIDKYLSFAMTMFLAFGITFEVPVVVIVLVRFGVVELDKLKQVRPYVIVGAFIIAAVVTPPDVLSQLLLAVPLIALYELGLLMARFFLKPEESPEAVGGTTAD; via the coding sequence ATGAGCGATACGCGTTCCTCCCATTCTCCCGAGCCGGATCCGCAGGACGACCAGCAGGAAACCTTCATCTCCCATCTGATCGAACTGCGCGAGCGGCTGGTCAAGGCGGTGGCCGGCGTGCTGATCATCTTCCTCGGCCTCGTCTACTGGGCGCCCGAAATCTTCAACCTCTTCGCGCGGCCGCTGATGGTTTCCCTGCCCAAGGGGGGCAGGATGATCGTCACCGACGTCACCGGTTCCTTCTTCGTGCCGATGAAGGTCACACTGCTGGTCGCCTTCCTGATCGCACTGCCCTGGGTGCTGTACCAGATCTGGAAATTCGTCGCGCCGGGCCTGTACCAGCATGAGAAGCGGCTGATCCTGCCGCTGGTCAGCAGCAGCTATGTGCTGTTCCTGTGCGGCGTCACCTTTGCCTACTTCCTGGTCTTCCCCACGGTCTTCCACTTCATGGCGCACTACAACGCGCCGCTCGGGGCGGACATGTCGACCGACATCGACAAGTACCTCAGCTTCGCCATGACCATGTTCCTTGCCTTCGGCATCACCTTCGAGGTGCCGGTGGTGGTGATCGTGCTGGTGCGCTTCGGCGTGGTGGAACTCGACAAGCTCAAGCAGGTGCGTCCCTACGTCATCGTCGGCGCATTCATCATTGCCGCCGTGGTGACGCCGCCCGACGTGCTCTCCCAGCTCCTGCTGGCCGTGCCCCTGATCGCCCTGTATGAACTGGGCCTGCTGATGGCGCGCTTCTTCCTGAAGCCGGAGGAATCGCCGGAGGCCGTGGGCGGCACGACGGCCGATTGA
- the tatA gene encoding Sec-independent protein translocase subunit TatA — MGSLSIWHWLIVLLIVMLVFGTKKLRNIGQDLGGAVKGFKDGMREGDAADKPAQSAQPKELRDSTTIDVEAKDKSSQQK; from the coding sequence ATGGGTTCGTTGAGCATTTGGCACTGGCTGATCGTGCTGCTGATCGTGATGCTGGTATTCGGCACCAAGAAGCTGCGCAACATCGGCCAGGATCTGGGTGGCGCGGTCAAGGGCTTCAAGGACGGCATGCGCGAAGGCGACGCTGCCGATAAGCCGGCCCAGTCCGCCCAGCCCAAGGAACTGCGCGACTCGACCACCATCGATGTCGAGGCCAAGGACAAGTCGTCGCAGCAGAAGTGA
- a CDS encoding porin produces the protein MKMKLFAAAVAALAAGGAYAQSSVTLYGVADVGLEYTNRTPGPNGQSSNAWRMTSGNQSGSRWGLRGVEDLGGGLKGIFTLESGFNVDTGGQSDSSRLFNRNAYVGLQNQWGTLTLGRQQTLFYDFGLVYDPMAISTRYSITSIAPEYASRADNAAKYVGTFGGLTVAALYSFQNNGNEIPGVFSAGREYGFTAMYGAGPFSVGATYDQSNGSTAASAGQSIRRASVAGTYAFGPAKVYAGYRWAKGYNGATLPGAVASAPGSVVSTANLYWLGLGYQLTPALSLTGAAYYQDFRNTSADPWQFVATADYALSKRTDLYTSVSYTKNKSGSSLGVDGYNSSTASNVISGGNQFGAVVGVRHKF, from the coding sequence ATGAAGATGAAACTGTTTGCAGCTGCCGTCGCCGCTCTGGCCGCCGGCGGTGCGTATGCCCAGTCGAGCGTGACCCTTTACGGCGTGGCTGACGTTGGCCTCGAGTACACCAACCGCACCCCGGGTCCGAACGGCCAATCGTCGAACGCATGGCGCATGACCTCGGGCAACCAGTCCGGTTCGCGTTGGGGCCTGCGTGGCGTGGAAGACCTGGGCGGCGGCCTGAAGGGCATCTTCACCCTGGAAAGCGGTTTCAACGTTGACACCGGTGGCCAGTCGGACTCCAGCCGTCTGTTCAACCGTAACGCCTACGTCGGCCTGCAGAACCAGTGGGGCACCCTGACCCTGGGTCGCCAACAGACCCTGTTCTATGATTTCGGCCTGGTCTACGATCCGATGGCGATCTCGACCCGCTACTCGATCACCTCGATCGCTCCGGAATACGCTTCGCGTGCTGACAACGCCGCCAAGTACGTTGGTACCTTCGGTGGCCTGACCGTCGCCGCTCTGTACAGCTTCCAGAACAACGGCAACGAAATCCCGGGCGTGTTCTCGGCTGGCCGTGAGTACGGCTTCACCGCCATGTACGGCGCTGGCCCGTTCTCGGTTGGTGCGACCTATGACCAATCGAACGGCAGCACCGCTGCTTCGGCTGGCCAATCGATCCGCCGCGCAAGCGTTGCCGGTACCTACGCTTTCGGTCCGGCCAAGGTCTACGCTGGCTACCGCTGGGCGAAGGGCTACAACGGCGCAACCCTGCCGGGCGCAGTGGCTTCCGCCCCGGGCAGCGTCGTGAGCACCGCCAACCTGTACTGGCTGGGTCTGGGTTACCAACTGACCCCGGCTCTGTCGCTGACCGGCGCCGCTTACTACCAAGACTTCCGCAACACCTCGGCTGATCCGTGGCAATTCGTCGCGACCGCCGACTACGCTCTGTCGAAGCGTACCGACCTGTACACCTCGGTCTCGTACACCAAGAACAAGAGCGGCTCGTCGCTGGGCGTCGATGGTTACAACAGCAGCACGGCTTCGAACGTCATCTCCGGCGGCAACCAATTCGGTGCCGTGGTTGGTGTCCGTCACAAGTT
- the tatB gene encoding Sec-independent protein translocase protein TatB, with product MIDLGISKLALIGAVALIVIGPERLPKVARTVGALVGRAQRYINDVKAEVSREVELEELRKMRTEFEEAARDVERTIHKEVSEQTQALNEALSGESHAEPGGGTGYVPSWDAAHKVRTGRKSWRVKQGARPLWFKRQQNVRMWAQSGAARVKRHRPAAGPGRSFFD from the coding sequence ATGATCGACCTCGGTATTTCCAAGCTCGCGCTGATCGGTGCCGTGGCGCTGATCGTGATCGGCCCTGAGCGGCTGCCGAAGGTGGCGCGTACGGTCGGCGCGCTGGTCGGGCGCGCCCAGCGCTATATCAATGATGTGAAGGCCGAGGTCAGCCGCGAGGTCGAGCTCGAGGAACTGCGCAAGATGCGCACCGAGTTCGAGGAAGCCGCGCGCGATGTCGAGCGGACCATCCACAAGGAAGTGAGCGAACAGACGCAGGCGCTGAACGAGGCCCTGTCCGGCGAAAGCCATGCCGAGCCCGGCGGCGGCACTGGCTACGTGCCCTCGTGGGACGCGGCGCACAAGGTCCGCACTGGCCGCAAGAGCTGGCGCGTCAAGCAGGGCGCTCGGCCGCTGTGGTTCAAGCGGCAGCAGAATGTGCGCATGTGGGCACAGTCGGGTGCGGCGCGCGTCAAACGCCACCGGCCGGCGGCGGGCCCCGGCCGCTCTTTCTTCGATTGA
- a CDS encoding phosphoribosyl-ATP diphosphatase, translating to MSASPSGTDILARIAATLESRKPELGGDPDKSYVARLFHKGDDAILKKIGEEATETVMAAKDARAAGLSDEAKGKVVYEVADLWFHTMVLLARFGLSPDDVVRELARREGLSGLEEKASRSQ from the coding sequence ATGAGCGCATCCCCGAGCGGCACCGATATCCTGGCGCGCATCGCCGCCACGCTGGAGTCGCGCAAGCCCGAACTGGGTGGCGATCCCGACAAGTCCTACGTGGCGCGCCTGTTCCACAAGGGCGATGATGCCATCCTGAAGAAGATCGGCGAGGAAGCGACCGAGACCGTGATGGCGGCCAAGGACGCGCGCGCCGCCGGCCTGTCGGACGAGGCAAAGGGCAAGGTGGTCTACGAAGTGGCCGACCTGTGGTTCCACACCATGGTGCTGCTGGCGCGCTTCGGCCTGTCCCCGGACGACGTGGTGCGCGAACTGGCGCGCCGCGAAGGCCTGTCGGGGCTGGAAGAGAAGGCGAGCCGGTCGCAATAA
- a CDS encoding DUF4870 family protein codes for MSNESSGQVLPSGAQLDSLRKLLHILYALYAIFWLTGGITALVAIIVDYVKRDDARGSLYASHFAWQIRSFWWSIAWAVLGGALFFTVVLIPAAFAVWGVLSLWMLYRIVKGWLYLNDGKPMYPDGSF; via the coding sequence ATGAGCAACGAATCCAGCGGCCAGGTCCTGCCTTCCGGCGCGCAGCTCGACAGCCTGCGCAAGCTGCTGCACATCCTGTATGCCCTGTACGCCATCTTCTGGCTGACCGGCGGCATCACCGCGCTGGTCGCCATCATCGTCGACTACGTCAAGCGCGACGACGCGCGCGGCAGCCTCTATGCCTCGCATTTCGCCTGGCAGATCCGCTCCTTCTGGTGGTCGATCGCCTGGGCGGTGCTGGGTGGGGCCTTGTTCTTCACCGTGGTGCTGATTCCGGCAGCCTTCGCCGTCTGGGGCGTGCTGTCGCTGTGGATGTTGTACCGCATCGTCAAGGGCTGGCTCTACCTGAACGATGGCAAGCCGATGTACCCGGACGGCTCGTTCTGA